One Nerophis ophidion isolate RoL-2023_Sa linkage group LG23, RoL_Noph_v1.0, whole genome shotgun sequence genomic window carries:
- the LOC133541861 gene encoding uncharacterized protein LOC133541861 encodes MKSKELSVDLRDRIVSKHKSGEGYRRISAALNVPMSTVASIIRKWKKFGTTVSLPRAGRPSKLSDRGRRTLVGEVTEDPGVSLSDLQHSSEERGEASSRTSIPAAIHTSGLYGAAARRKPFLSKNSKKKQMVHQKSRRKSTPKKKMTGNVDTQFTCPFCNHEKSCDVKMDRTQNVGIISCSVCFEEFLTPITYLSEPSDVYSDWIAAWIAVNTPICDQP; translated from the exons atgaagtCGAAGGAGTTGTCCGTGGACCTCCGCGACAGAATTGTCTCGAAGCACAAATCTGGCGAAGGCTACAGAAGAATATCCGCCGCTTTGAATgtcccaatgagcacagtggcctccatcatCCGCAAATGGAAGAAGTTCGGAACCACCGTCAGTCTTCCGAGAGCTGGCCGGCCGTCTAAGCTGAGCGACCGGGGGAGAAGGACCCTTGTCGGGGAGGTGACCGAGGACCCCGGGGTCTCTCTGTCAGACCTCCAGCACTCCTCCGAGGAGAGAGGAGAAGCTTCCAGTAGGACAAGCATCCCTGCAGCTATCCACACATCAGGCCTGTATGGCGCAgcggccagacggaagccatttcttagtaaaaa CTCCAAGAAAAAACAAATGGTTCACCAAAAGTCCAGGAGAAAGTCTACCCCGAAGAAAAAAATGACGGGCAACGTGGATACCCAGTTCACGTGCCCGTTTTGTAACCACGAGAAGTCATGTGACGTGAAAAT GGATAGAACTCAAAACGTAGGAATTATATCATGCAGCGTTTGCTTTGAGGAGTTCCTGACTCCTATAACGT ATTTGTCAGAGCCATCGGATGTTTACAGTGACTGGATAGCAGCCTGGATAGCCGTCAACACACCGATCTGTGACCAGCCCTGA